CAACATTGCCGAACCAACCGGCCAGAAAAATGGCTGGTGAGATATCCGGGCTAGCCTCCTGCTATTGAGACGGGGGGCGCCGCACATGCCGAATGCCGGAATGGCGGCGCCCCGCATCCAAACCACCCCAACCTTTAACCGGTTCCCTGCTGTTGGCTTGATCCCGGGAGAGAGGGTATACTTGCGGGGCCAACAGAAGGAGAGCCCCCGTTGACCGACATTCTGGACCTGACCGTCGTGATTCCCGTGTTCAATGAACAGGAAACGCTTGACGAACTCCACACCCGCCTGGTTGCCGTGCTGGAAAAGATGGCCCGGCCCTACGAGGTCATCATGGTGGATGACGGCAGCACGGACGGCAGTTTCGAGACGCTCTGCCGCCTGAACAGCGGGGACAGCCGGATACGGGTGCTTCGGCTGGCGCGCAATTTCGGCCAGAGCCCCGCGCTGTATGCGGGCCTGTCGAAGGCCAGGGGGCGGTATGTGCTCATCATAGACGCGGATTTGCAGGTCCTCCCCGAGGACATCCCCCTGCTGGTGGCCAAACTGGACGAGGGGTATGACGCGGTGAGCGGGTGGCGTGCGGACCGAAAAGACACCCTGTTCCGCAGGGCCGCGTCGAAACTGCTGAACCGTTACATCGCGGGCGTCACGGGGCTGTCCCTGCACGATTACGGCTGCTCGCTCAAGGGCATCCGGCGGGAGCTGGTTGGGCACATGGTGGACTTCTCGCACCGGTGCCGCTATCTGCCGGTGGACATGGCCATGCTGGGCGGGCGCTTTGCCGAGGTGGTCGTGGGCCACAGCGAGCGGACCAGGGGAAACAGCAAGTACGGCATGCTGAAACTGGTGCGCACCGCCTTCGACCTCATCACGGGCATCACCGACGCGCCCCTGCGCTACATCGGGCTGCTCGGCTGGCTGATGTCCTTTGGCGGCTTCGCCATGGGCATCAAGGTGGCCGCCAACCGGGTCATCTATGGCAACGTGAACCAGTTGGAGTCGGTGGTCGCGCTCTTCTTCTTCTGCTCGGGTGTGCAACTGGTGGCTTCGGGAATGATGTGCGAATACATCGGGCGCATCTTCATCGAGGTCCAGCGCAGGCCCTATTTCGTGGTGGCCGAAGAGCGCTGAGCGTGGGGGAGGCTCAAGGCTCTTCCGGCGGGGCCACGGCCAGGGTCATTTCCCGGCCCACCACGCGCCGTATGTCCACTTTTCCGCCGCCAACCCGCAGCGTGTGTAGGTAATCCGCAAGCCCGGCCATCGCGCCGGTGTAGTCAAGGGCTATCCGTCCCAGCGTGGGCGCGTCCAGCAGCACCTCCGCCCCCTCCACGCCTGGAAAACCGTCCATGGCCGCGGCGAGCTCCAGGGTGAGCCCGGGATGGCCCGACGCCTCGACGGACACCAGGACCCGGTCCCGGTTCTGGCGCTCGAGCATGGCCAGCACCACGGCCACCGTGGTGTCACCAATCAGCTTCTCCGCCGCGTCGGAAATGGCCTGGGCGCCGCCCTCCGCCGGGTCCACCCCCTGCACCACGGCCTCCGAGGAGAGGACCTCGCACATCTTGCCGTCGGCGCCGGAAAAAATCCGCAGCACCACGGACGCCCGGTGCCGGAGCATGTTCGACCCCTGCGCCACGGGCTCCCGGGAAACCCCCGCCTCGCCGGTAATCACCACGTCCTGCAGGTTCTCCCGGGCAAAGCGCCCGCCCGTCTCCACACCGCCACGCACCGTTTCAAGCAACTGCTGGGGCGGGTAGACCAGTTCCAGCGCCTCCGCGCCCGTGACGGTAAAGGAGAACTTCTCCAGCCCGGCGCGCAGGGCGGCGGCGGCGGGGCCGTCCCGCAGCACGGGGGGGACATCCGCCCCGGCGGGCGCCTCCGCCAGCAGCAGCAGAATGTCGGGACGCCGCGCCAGACGCGGCAGCATGACCGCGGCCACATCCTGCCGCAGGGGGCGTTCCAGCACCTGGGCGTCTATCTCCACATGGGTCTGCCCCGCGGCGGTGTCGCAGCGGAGCAGGTCATACTGACGGATATACCCCGACGCGAGCCGCATGATGCCGCGGAACGGCGCCAAATCGTCGGTGTTGGCCATGGACTTCAGCACTTCGGCCAGCACCTGCTGCTGGGCGTCCTCCACGGCGAGTTTCCGGGCGCCGGCGCCCACCCCGTCCGCGGTGCCGGTCATGCGGACGGTGAACACGTCCTCGCGCGCGCACAGGAGGGGGGAGCACAGCAGCGCCGGCAGCGCCAGAAGCACGGCGTGCGCCCCGCAAAGGGGGCGCAACAGTTTGCCGTGCCGATAAAGGTTCATTGACGGCTCAGTCCCGTCCCCGCGCTATGATGAGGAGGCGCAGCAGTTGAAGCACGGCCGCGGCGGCCGCGGCCACATAGGTGAGGGCCGCGGCGGACAGGACCTTTCTCACGCCGCGCAGCTCGTCCTCGGTGAGCTGGCCGCCCGAAGCCAGCGCCCGGACGGCGCGCCTGCTGGCGTCAAACTCGACGGGCAGGGTGATGATGGTGAAGGCCACGGCGGCGCTGAACAGGTAGATGCCCAGGCTAATCAGCCAGCCCATGCCGGACTGGTTGAATATCATCCCGATGAATATGAGGGGAAACGACAGGGTCGAGCCGATGTTCGAAATGGGGTAGATGAAGTGGCGCAGACGCATCGGGGCGTACCCCTGGGCGTCCTGTATGGCGTGGCCCACCTCGTGCGCGGCGATGCCCAGCGCCGCCACCGAACTGCCCGCATAGACGCCCTGCGAAAGGTTCACGCATTTCCGCGCCGGATCGTAGTGGTCCGTCATCTCGCCGGGAACCATGCCCAGTTCCACCCCGTTCACACCGGCGCCGTAAAGTATCCGCTGCGCCGCCTCCGCGCCGGTCATGCCGGAGCGCGTTCCAATCCTGGAATACTTCGCATAGGCCGACTTCACCCGCGCCTGCGCCCAGAGCGCCATGACAATGGCCGGAATCATCAG
The sequence above is a segment of the Candidatus Hydrogenedentota bacterium genome. Coding sequences within it:
- a CDS encoding glycosyltransferase, coding for MTDILDLTVVIPVFNEQETLDELHTRLVAVLEKMARPYEVIMVDDGSTDGSFETLCRLNSGDSRIRVLRLARNFGQSPALYAGLSKARGRYVLIIDADLQVLPEDIPLLVAKLDEGYDAVSGWRADRKDTLFRRAASKLLNRYIAGVTGLSLHDYGCSLKGIRRELVGHMVDFSHRCRYLPVDMAMLGGRFAEVVVGHSERTRGNSKYGMLKLVRTAFDLITGITDAPLRYIGLLGWLMSFGGFAMGIKVAANRVIYGNVNQLESVVALFFFCSGVQLVASGMMCEYIGRIFIEVQRRPYFVVAEER
- a CDS encoding zinc metallopeptidase produces the protein MFFFHPADLLMIPAIVMALWAQARVKSAYAKYSRIGTRSGMTGAEAAQRILYGAGVNGVELGMVPGEMTDHYDPARKCVNLSQGVYAGSSVAALGIAAHEVGHAIQDAQGYAPMRLRHFIYPISNIGSTLSFPLIFIGMIFNQSGMGWLISLGIYLFSAAVAFTIITLPVEFDASRRAVRALASGGQLTEDELRGVRKVLSAAALTYVAAAAAAVLQLLRLLIIARGRD